One window of the Pieris brassicae chromosome Z, ilPieBrab1.1, whole genome shotgun sequence genome contains the following:
- the LOC123718776 gene encoding palmitoyltransferase ZDHHC16: MVTIRCRFKWKELWTLAWEYIKWKTAQIILTVQSLSYNDHISVNYAIDCLLEPIFWFVDNFAGYLGRVFVFCVTVLTTAVVGVAYWIGLPYWWHRNPYFTVFLVIFGHWLLLNIVFHYYMGVSTPPGYPPHGAILIEAASICKKCISPKPPRTHHCSVCDRCILAMDHHCPWLNNCVGYYNARYFYLYMVYMVAGICFLIIFGLDIGYQVLWVYDGNTTPIKDEPDLFGHPLKLNKSGVLVPVKDIPEYDSINFPREHILPTPEITQLDLISADPWKRKAIVFMAITCLSVLLALGSLVTMHGKHISRGETSVESHINAAMEKKSSSFRNPYNFGRRKNWRIFLGLTQGRTFLHVLFPSRHAPTGNGRTWHMISSDIEDWP; encoded by the exons ATGGTGACAATACGCTGTCGGTTTAAGTGGAAGGAATTATGGACACTAGCATG GGAATACATAAAATGGAAGACtgcacaaattattttaactgttCAGTCTCTTTCTTACAATGATCATATCAGTGTTAATTATGCAATTGATTGCTTGTTAGAACCAATATTCTGGTTTGTAGATAATTTTGCTGGATATTTAGGAAGg gtatttgtattttgtgtGACAGTTCTCACAACAGCAGTTGTTGGAGTAGCATATTGGATTGGCTTACCATATTGGTGGCACAGGAACCCATACTTTACAGTATTTCTAGTAATTTTTGGGCATTGGCTGCTATTGAATATTGTGTTTCACTATTATATGGGTGTGAGTACACCGCCAGGCTACCCTCCTCAT GGTGCTATATTGATTGAGGCTGCAAGTATATGTAAGAAATGTATATCACCAAAACCACCACGGACACATCACTGCTCAGTTTGTGATAGATGCATACTTGCCATGGATCACCACTGCCCATGGCTCAATAACTGTGTGGGATATTATAATGCCAGATATTTTTACCTGTATATGGTGTATATGGTTGCTGGAATTTgttttctaattatatttggATTAGACATTGGGTATCAAGTACTTTGGGTGTATGATGGCA ATACAACACCAATCAAAGATGAGCCTGATTTATTTGGTCAtccattaaaattgaataaaagtgGAGTTCTCGTCCCGGTTAAAGATATTCCTGAATATGATTCCATCAACTTTCCTCGTGAACACATTCTACCCACACCAGAGATCACGCAGTTAGATCTCATTTCAGCTGATCCCTGGAAGAGGAAAGCTATAGTATTTATGGCTATCACCTGTCTTTCTGTTCTTTTGGCTCTCGGAAGTCTGGTTACCATGCACGGTAAGCACATAAGTAGAGGTGAAACTAGTGTGGAGTCACATATAAATGCAGCAATGGAGAAAAAATCCTCTTCATTTAGGAATCCATACAACTTTGGTAGAAGAAAAAACTGGAGGATATTTCTCGGTTTAACACAAGGTAGGACGTTTTTACACGTACTATTCCCATCAAGGCACGCGCCCACAGGCAATGGCCGTACATGGCATATGATTAGTAGTGACATAGAAGACTGGCCCTAA
- the LOC123718508 gene encoding sulfhydryl oxidase 1-like isoform X2 — translation MYSWCLITYCAFFFIILSNGAVLRDDDVDHQGLYSKADQVTILTNQNFNKKIYGQRNAYLVQFYNSYCGHCRAFAPKFKNLAAEIASWENIIKLAVIDCSVEENNEICRQFEVMAYPSLRYLHEKYVIGNAFVGDNFMSGDTVDKLKAQLIMKMQSEQSLGRLLFAPHLGISAYGSYAAALNTVSANVVYTFLVFESENSTVGSELALDINDYKNIDVRRVYENSELATIASVTQYPGIVAVESTLKVTRLTPKSPTKQNLLKAVNTFLKSKDFIFPVRSKVIEDNSGSFIFSETSTAESDIIYYSDLERTLKTSLLTEISRHKMLSGDVLQALLNYLNVLIVSFPARKNLKDYLTDLHNTLATKNEWSGSEVYELVKSREAAHEPVYTSNSDYIGCKGSQPQYRGYTCGLWILFHTLTVNAAQKPGLEGPRVLSAIHGYVKHFFGCTECSQHFQAMAEKNKIFQITENDKAVLWLWIAHNEVNLRLAGDVTEDSKHPKIQYPSVDNCPKCRLTRGAWNLPAVYEYLQKVYDADNIRDLRKARSTATAQSPLSSLDIGMLSLLFMA, via the exons ATGTACTCGTGGTGTCTTATTACATAttgtgcatttttttttataattttaagtaacgGTGCCGTTCTACGGGACGACGATGTTGACCACCAAGGACTATATAGCAAGGCAGACCAAGTTACAATATTAACAAACcaaaatttcaacaaaaaaatttatggACAACGAAATGCTTATTTAGTTCAATTTTATAACAGCTATTGTGGACATTGCCGGGCATTTGCACCAAAATTTAAGAACTTAGCTGCAGAAATTGCCTCAtgggaaaatattataaaattagcgGTTATTGATTGCTCAGTAGAAGAAAACAATGAAATCTGTAGACAATTCGAAGTCATGGCCTACCCTTCGCTCCGATACTtacatgaaaaatatgttattggTAATGCTTTTGTTGGGGACAATTTTATGTCTGGAGACACAGTGGACAAATTAAAAGCTCAATTAATCATGAAAATGCAATCTGAGCAATCTCTAGGTCGATTACTATTTGCACCTCATCTAGGTATATCTGCTTATGGTTCTTATGCTGCAGCTTTAAACACTGTTTCCGCTAATGTTGTTTATACTTTCCTTGTATTTGAAAGTGAAAATTCAACAGTTGGTTCAGAACTAGCACTTGATATTAATGACTATAAAAACATTGATGTTCGTCGGGTATATGAAAACAGTGAGTTAGCTACAATTGCAAGTGTTACTCAATATCCTGGCATAGTTGCTGTTGAATCAACTTTAAAAGTTACTCGGCTCACTCCAAAGAGTCCTACAAAGCAGAATCTTCTTAAAGCtgtaaacacatttttaaaatctaaagacTTTATTTTTCCTGTAAGAAGCAAAGTGATAGAAGACAATTCTggtagttttatattttctgaaACTTCTACTGCAGAATCtgacattatatattattcagaTTTAGAAAGGACATTAAAAACCAGTTTACTTACAGAAATATCAAGACATAAAATGTTAAGTGGTGACGTTTTACAAGCTTTGTTAAATTACCTAAATGTTCTTATTGTGTCATTCCCTGCAAGGAAAAATTTGAAAGATTATTTAACTGACTTACATAATACTTTAGCTACAAAAAATGAATGGAGCGGTAGTGAAGTTTATGAATTAGTCAAAAGCCGTGAAGCTGCTCATGAGCCTGTATATACAAGCAATTCAGACTATATTGGATGTAAAGGTAGCCAGCCACAGTACAGAGGGTACACATGTGGCCTGTGGATTTTGTTTCATACTCTAACTGTAAATGCTGCTCAGAAGCCTGGTTTAGAAGGGCCTAGAGTACTAAGTGCCATTCATGGCTATGTAAAGCATTTCTTTGGTTGCACTGAATGTTCCCAACATTTTCAAGCAATGGCAgaaaagaacaaaatatttcaaattacagAAAATGACAAAGCTGTGCTCTGGCTCTGGATTGCACACAATGAGGTGAATTTAAGACTAGCTGGTGATGTAACTGAAGATTCAAAACATCCAAAGATACAATATCCTAGTGTTGACAATTGTCCAAAATGTAGACTCACTCGTGGTGCTTGGAATTTACCAGCAGTTTATGAATATTTGCAAAAAGTGTATGATGCTGACAACATAAGAGACCTGCGAAAAGCAAGATCTACAGCAACTGCTCAGAGCCCACTTTCCAGTCTGGATATTGGAATGCTAAGCCTTCT gTTTATGGCATGA
- the LOC123718508 gene encoding sulfhydryl oxidase 1-like isoform X1: protein MYSWCLITYCAFFFIILSNGAVLRDDDVDHQGLYSKADQVTILTNQNFNKKIYGQRNAYLVQFYNSYCGHCRAFAPKFKNLAAEIASWENIIKLAVIDCSVEENNEICRQFEVMAYPSLRYLHEKYVIGNAFVGDNFMSGDTVDKLKAQLIMKMQSEQSLGRLLFAPHLGISAYGSYAAALNTVSANVVYTFLVFESENSTVGSELALDINDYKNIDVRRVYENSELATIASVTQYPGIVAVESTLKVTRLTPKSPTKQNLLKAVNTFLKSKDFIFPVRSKVIEDNSGSFIFSETSTAESDIIYYSDLERTLKTSLLTEISRHKMLSGDVLQALLNYLNVLIVSFPARKNLKDYLTDLHNTLATKNEWSGSEVYELVKSREAAHEPVYTSNSDYIGCKGSQPQYRGYTCGLWILFHTLTVNAAQKPGLEGPRVLSAIHGYVKHFFGCTECSQHFQAMAEKNKIFQITENDKAVLWLWIAHNEVNLRLAGDVTEDSKHPKIQYPSVDNCPKCRLTRGAWNLPAVYEYLQKVYDADNIRDLRKARSTATAQSPLSSLDIGMLSLLLLHRVWRIFL from the exons ATGTACTCGTGGTGTCTTATTACATAttgtgcatttttttttataattttaagtaacgGTGCCGTTCTACGGGACGACGATGTTGACCACCAAGGACTATATAGCAAGGCAGACCAAGTTACAATATTAACAAACcaaaatttcaacaaaaaaatttatggACAACGAAATGCTTATTTAGTTCAATTTTATAACAGCTATTGTGGACATTGCCGGGCATTTGCACCAAAATTTAAGAACTTAGCTGCAGAAATTGCCTCAtgggaaaatattataaaattagcgGTTATTGATTGCTCAGTAGAAGAAAACAATGAAATCTGTAGACAATTCGAAGTCATGGCCTACCCTTCGCTCCGATACTtacatgaaaaatatgttattggTAATGCTTTTGTTGGGGACAATTTTATGTCTGGAGACACAGTGGACAAATTAAAAGCTCAATTAATCATGAAAATGCAATCTGAGCAATCTCTAGGTCGATTACTATTTGCACCTCATCTAGGTATATCTGCTTATGGTTCTTATGCTGCAGCTTTAAACACTGTTTCCGCTAATGTTGTTTATACTTTCCTTGTATTTGAAAGTGAAAATTCAACAGTTGGTTCAGAACTAGCACTTGATATTAATGACTATAAAAACATTGATGTTCGTCGGGTATATGAAAACAGTGAGTTAGCTACAATTGCAAGTGTTACTCAATATCCTGGCATAGTTGCTGTTGAATCAACTTTAAAAGTTACTCGGCTCACTCCAAAGAGTCCTACAAAGCAGAATCTTCTTAAAGCtgtaaacacatttttaaaatctaaagacTTTATTTTTCCTGTAAGAAGCAAAGTGATAGAAGACAATTCTggtagttttatattttctgaaACTTCTACTGCAGAATCtgacattatatattattcagaTTTAGAAAGGACATTAAAAACCAGTTTACTTACAGAAATATCAAGACATAAAATGTTAAGTGGTGACGTTTTACAAGCTTTGTTAAATTACCTAAATGTTCTTATTGTGTCATTCCCTGCAAGGAAAAATTTGAAAGATTATTTAACTGACTTACATAATACTTTAGCTACAAAAAATGAATGGAGCGGTAGTGAAGTTTATGAATTAGTCAAAAGCCGTGAAGCTGCTCATGAGCCTGTATATACAAGCAATTCAGACTATATTGGATGTAAAGGTAGCCAGCCACAGTACAGAGGGTACACATGTGGCCTGTGGATTTTGTTTCATACTCTAACTGTAAATGCTGCTCAGAAGCCTGGTTTAGAAGGGCCTAGAGTACTAAGTGCCATTCATGGCTATGTAAAGCATTTCTTTGGTTGCACTGAATGTTCCCAACATTTTCAAGCAATGGCAgaaaagaacaaaatatttcaaattacagAAAATGACAAAGCTGTGCTCTGGCTCTGGATTGCACACAATGAGGTGAATTTAAGACTAGCTGGTGATGTAACTGAAGATTCAAAACATCCAAAGATACAATATCCTAGTGTTGACAATTGTCCAAAATGTAGACTCACTCGTGGTGCTTGGAATTTACCAGCAGTTTATGAATATTTGCAAAAAGTGTATGATGCTGACAACATAAGAGACCTGCGAAAAGCAAGATCTACAGCAACTGCTCAGAGCCCACTTTCCAGTCTGGATATTGGAATGCTAAGCCTTCT TTTACTTCATCGCGTCTGGAGAATCTTCCTTTGA
- the LOC123718621 gene encoding flotillin-1 isoform X2, whose translation MTWGFVTCGPNEALVVSGCCYSKPLLVPGGRAFVWPAIQRVQRISLNTMTLQVESPTVYTIQGVPISVTGIAQVKIQGQNAEMLLSACEQFLGKSEQEIQHIALVTLEGHQRAIMGSMTVEEIYKDRKIFSKKVFEVASSDLINMGITVVSYTLKDIRDEEGYLKALGMARTAEVKRDARIGEAEAHAEARIKEAMAEEQRMAARFLNDTEISKAQRDFELKKAAYDVEVQTIKAEAEMAYELQAAKTKQRIKEEQMQIAVVERTQEINVQKWEVQRRERELEATVRKPAEAEKFRLEKMAEAHRLKTVLEAEAEAEAVKVRGEAEAFAIKAKAVADAEQMAKKADAWDEYGSAAMIDMMLDTLPRVAAEVAAPLSQARKVTMVSCGDGEVGAAKLTGEVLSIVQSIPDLVKGVTGVDISKIKGLGSV comes from the exons ATGACCTGGGGATTTGTGACTTGTGGTCCTAATGAAGCGCTTGTTGTTTCGG gATGCTGTTATTCCAAGCCCCTTTTGGTACCGGGTGGGCGAGCATTTGTCTGGCCGGCAATTCAACGTGTACAAAGAATATCACTTAATACAATGACCCTGCAAGTAGAGTCTCCCACAGTTTATACGATTCAGGGTGTGCCCATATCTGTGACTGGCATTGCGCAG GTTAAAATCCAGGGTCAGAATGCTGAGATGCTTCTTTCGGCTTGTGAGCAGTTCTTGGGTAAATCAGAGCAAGAAATTCAACATATAGCCCTTGTGACTCTAGAAGGTCATCAGCGTGCTATTATGGGTTCAATGACAGTAGAAGAGATATACAAggatagaaaaatattttcaaaaaaa gtATTTGAAGTCGCCTCCAGTGATCTTATCAACATGGGTATAACCGTTGTCTCCTATACTCTTAAAGACATTAGAGATGAAGAG ggaTACCTAAAGGCACTAGGTATGGCGCGTACGGCAGAAGTGAAAAGGGACGCTCGTATTGGGGAGGCTGAAGCCCATGCTGAAGCCAGAATTAAGGAGGCAATGGCTGAGGAACAAAGAATGGCAGCGAGGTTCCTCAACGACACTGAAATATCGAAAGCACAAAGAGATTTCGAATTGAAAAAAGCCGCCTATGATGTGGAAGTTCAAACCATAAAG gCGGAAGCGGAAATGGCGTACGAGTTGCAAGCTGCGAAAACGAAGCAACGCATTAAAGAGGAACAAATGCAAATAGCGGTTGTCGAACGTACCCAGGAGATCAATGTTCAGAAATGGGAAGTTCAACGGCGTGAGAGAGAGTTGGAGGCCACTGTTCGCAA ACCAGCGGAGGCAGAAAAGTTCCGTTTGGAGAAGATGGCCGAAGCTCACCGGCTGAAGACTGTTCTTGAAGCGGAGGCCGAAGCAGAGGCGGTCAAAGTTCGCGGAGAG GCTGAAGCGTTCGCTATTAAAGCCAAAGCAGTGGCCGATGCCGAACAAATGGCGAAGAAAGCAGATGCGTGGGACGAATATGGATCCGCTGCGATGATTGATATGATGCTGGACACTTTGCCAAGG gTTGCTGCTGAAGTCGCCGCTCCATTATCTCAAGCCCGTAAAGTTACAATGGTCTCCTGCGGTGACGGTGAAGTTGGTGCTGCTAAATTAACAGGCGAAGTGCTGAGCATTGTCCAAAGCATCCCGGACCTTGTCAAAGGCGTCACAGGCGTTGATATCTCCAAGATAAAG GGTCTCGGCTCCGTTTAA
- the LOC123718621 gene encoding flotillin-1 isoform X1, giving the protein MTWGFVTCGPNEALVVSGCCYSKPLLVPGGRAFVWPAIQRVQRISLNTMTLQVESPTVYTIQGVPISVTGIAQVKIQGQNAEMLLSACEQFLGKSEQEIQHIALVTLEGHQRAIMGSMTVEEIYKDRKIFSKKVFEVASSDLINMGITVVSYTLKDIRDEEGYLKALGMARTAEVKRDARIGEAEAHAEARIKEAMAEEQRMAARFLNDTEISKAQRDFELKKAAYDVEVQTIKAEAEMAYELQAAKTKQRIKEEQMQIAVVERTQEINVQKWEVQRRERELEATVRKPAEAEKFRLEKMAEAHRLKTVLEAEAEAEAVKVRGEAEAFAIKAKAVADAEQMAKKADAWDEYGSAAMIDMMLDTLPRVAAEVAAPLSQARKVTMVSCGDGEVGAAKLTGEVLSIVQSIPDLVKGVTGVDISKIKGITEPTSVPTPTARGDSARKAR; this is encoded by the exons ATGACCTGGGGATTTGTGACTTGTGGTCCTAATGAAGCGCTTGTTGTTTCGG gATGCTGTTATTCCAAGCCCCTTTTGGTACCGGGTGGGCGAGCATTTGTCTGGCCGGCAATTCAACGTGTACAAAGAATATCACTTAATACAATGACCCTGCAAGTAGAGTCTCCCACAGTTTATACGATTCAGGGTGTGCCCATATCTGTGACTGGCATTGCGCAG GTTAAAATCCAGGGTCAGAATGCTGAGATGCTTCTTTCGGCTTGTGAGCAGTTCTTGGGTAAATCAGAGCAAGAAATTCAACATATAGCCCTTGTGACTCTAGAAGGTCATCAGCGTGCTATTATGGGTTCAATGACAGTAGAAGAGATATACAAggatagaaaaatattttcaaaaaaa gtATTTGAAGTCGCCTCCAGTGATCTTATCAACATGGGTATAACCGTTGTCTCCTATACTCTTAAAGACATTAGAGATGAAGAG ggaTACCTAAAGGCACTAGGTATGGCGCGTACGGCAGAAGTGAAAAGGGACGCTCGTATTGGGGAGGCTGAAGCCCATGCTGAAGCCAGAATTAAGGAGGCAATGGCTGAGGAACAAAGAATGGCAGCGAGGTTCCTCAACGACACTGAAATATCGAAAGCACAAAGAGATTTCGAATTGAAAAAAGCCGCCTATGATGTGGAAGTTCAAACCATAAAG gCGGAAGCGGAAATGGCGTACGAGTTGCAAGCTGCGAAAACGAAGCAACGCATTAAAGAGGAACAAATGCAAATAGCGGTTGTCGAACGTACCCAGGAGATCAATGTTCAGAAATGGGAAGTTCAACGGCGTGAGAGAGAGTTGGAGGCCACTGTTCGCAA ACCAGCGGAGGCAGAAAAGTTCCGTTTGGAGAAGATGGCCGAAGCTCACCGGCTGAAGACTGTTCTTGAAGCGGAGGCCGAAGCAGAGGCGGTCAAAGTTCGCGGAGAG GCTGAAGCGTTCGCTATTAAAGCCAAAGCAGTGGCCGATGCCGAACAAATGGCGAAGAAAGCAGATGCGTGGGACGAATATGGATCCGCTGCGATGATTGATATGATGCTGGACACTTTGCCAAGG gTTGCTGCTGAAGTCGCCGCTCCATTATCTCAAGCCCGTAAAGTTACAATGGTCTCCTGCGGTGACGGTGAAGTTGGTGCTGCTAAATTAACAGGCGAAGTGCTGAGCATTGTCCAAAGCATCCCGGACCTTGTCAAAGGCGTCACAGGCGTTGATATCTCCAAGATAAAG GGTATAACGGAGCCGACGTCAGTCCCCACGCCAACGGCTCGAGGTGACTCCGCGCGGAAAGCGCGATAA